A section of the Salmo salar chromosome ssa05, Ssal_v3.1, whole genome shotgun sequence genome encodes:
- the LOC106605758 gene encoding leukocyte receptor cluster member 1 homolog produces MNILPKKSWHVRNKDNVARVRRDEAQAAEEEREVQRRVERAEQEARTEHLRQKSRAALQQSGGWKDEGGERGGEGSGGVVEHLNLFPLEESSEKKGNAEYLKDQKDEKEREERAIGLLVSLGPQPGTEVTPWYMKTGHEEEKDEEKKKEKDNKGKRLPLSQEEKEKRDRRLKDMLDPLKEMKKALAVKDRKEHKSKKRDRGERRSSGGESSIERLRAERLQRETEEKRRAQALLNQKNGTGKEKERPRETEEREMPYNSAYFPELARKRQRKDRNAWRDGIF; encoded by the exons ATGAATATTCTACCTAAAAAGAGCTGGCATGTTCGCAACAAAGACAACGTCGCGCGCGTGCGTCGGGACGAGGCACAAGCCGCAGAAGAGGAGCGAGAGGTCCAACGCCGTGTGGAGCGAGCAGAGCAGGAG GCTCGAACAGAGCACCTGAGACAAAAGTCACGAGCTGCACTTCAACAGTCTGGAGGATGGAAGgatgagggaggtgagagaggaggggaggggagtggaggagtggtggaACACCTCAATCTATTTCCTCTGGAGGAGTCGTCTGAGAAGAAAGGAAATGCAGAGTACCTCAAAGACCAGAAAGATGAAAAG GAGCGCGAGGAGCGTGCTATTGGTCTGCTAGTGTCCCTAGGCCCCCAACCTGGGACAGAGGTAACTCCATGGTACATGAAAACAGGCCATGAAGAAGAGAAAGATGAAGaaaagaagaaagagaaagacaacaaagGAAAGAGACTGCCACTCAgtcaagaggagaaggagaagagagacagacgacTGAAAGACATGCTGGACCCCTTGAAAGAGATGAAGAAAGCACTGGCGGTGAAGGATAGAAAAGAACATAAGAGTAagaagagggatagaggggagaggagaagcagTGGTGGAGAAAG CTCTATTGAAAGGTTGAGAGCGGAGCGActgcagagagagacggaggagaagaggagagcccAGGCCCTGCTGAACCAGAAGAATGGAACAGGGAAAGAGAAGGAGCGAccaagggagacagaggagagggaaatGCCGTACAACAGTGCTTATTTCCCAGAGCTGGCCCGCAAGAGGCAGAGGAAAGACCGCAATGCCTGGAGAGATGGCATCTTTTGA